The sequence ATCGCCGCCAACCGCCGTAAACAAGGCGTTCCATTCGTCAGAACTGGGCAAATGCCAACCCGGCGGGCAAATTCCGTACACCGTATCGGGCAAGGAGCAGGTCTTGCCAAGGCCGCAATTCTGCGGATTGTCCACATCGTTCGCCAATTTCACCGAGTCAATGGCTGCAGCCCAGGTGTAAAAGCGTCCCGCCACATCGCAATTTTTCGACTTGTTGTCAAAGCACCAAGACCAATCATATTTGTCTTCACCCGAACCTCCCTGACCGGGGTCAAAGTTCAGGTTTTCAGCCATCCAAATTTGGTCGCCAATTTTCACCGTCTTATAGACTTTGCCATCGCGAGAGTCCGTAATAGAATCGTACTCTATTTCTGGATTCAGACGCAATTCTTTAGGAACTTTCCAACTCCAGTCTCCAGAATTAAGCAAGCTGCTGATAGACGTGGTATCAGGTTCGTCGCATAGGATCCAGTCCCCCTGTTCACACCTAGCATAATAAATTGGCGTACGCCCTGGTGCATGATTCGCCGCATACATATACGACCATGGCTTCACCAAGCCTTCATTTTCAGCACTACATACCCAATCATCTGGAGCAACGCGAATCACGTCCCCGCCCCCTTCCATTAATTCTTCCGGAGATGTTGGAAAAGGTCCAGACCATTTACCACTTCCACATTTATAAAAATCTGTTGCGATTATAAAAGACGTACCCATGACATCTAGCACTTCCGTGTACTGCCGCATTAAGAATTTGCCCTCGTACTTTTCATCGCAAGTACGATATTCCCCCGGATTAAAGGGTTCTTGCACAGAAGAACTTGAGGGAGGCTCTTCCGAGGAACTTGAAATGATTGCCTCAGAAGAAGACGAATTCACAGAATCCACGGAATTTGCAATAACGGATTCAGAACTGCAGGCGCCCAATAAAGAAACGAATCCGACTTCAGCCA is a genomic window of Fibrobacter sp. UWT2 containing:
- a CDS encoding fibrobacter succinogenes major paralogous domain-containing protein — protein: MKKFSIVRWVAEVGFVSLLGACSSESVIANSVDSVNSSSSEAIISSSSEEPPSSSSVQEPFNPGEYRTCDEKYEGKFLMRQYTEVLDVMGTSFIIATDFYKCGSGKWSGPFPTSPEELMEGGGDVIRVAPDDWVCSAENEGLVKPWSYMYAANHAPGRTPIYYARCEQGDWILCDEPDTTSISSLLNSGDWSWKVPKELRLNPEIEYDSITDSRDGKVYKTVKIGDQIWMAENLNFDPGQGGSGEDKYDWSWCFDNKSKNCDVAGRFYTWAAAIDSVKLANDVDNPQNCGLGKTCSLPDTVYGICPPGWHLPSSDEWNALFTAVGGDSTAGKVLRTQSGWTEKRNGTDAFGFSALPAGNSNFVFEGEHASFWSSTEFDSDVAYYIDLYFDYENAYLGEFDKFNGYSVRCVKN